From Corallococcus soli, a single genomic window includes:
- the lnt gene encoding apolipoprotein N-acyltransferase has protein sequence MTGWRGWAGALLGVAATTVLFARFGELRPGFVWLGAVAMAPWLAALDRAPSARAALALGTLLSVTFSALVFGWFPGAIAAYSHAPPWLCWGVFLLVAPVLELQFLTAAWARWYARRKVGAEPRLAWVPPVLTALVYVGTEALTPKLFAETLGHGLYASEVLRQGADVAGAPGLTLGLLLVNEGVVAVGQGLSARRGLRPVPLVLALALGLVGFGYGALRLGQVRAAVRSSPALVVGAVQANITNIEKRAAEEGTYTVVRDILDTHYAMSDALLRSGPLDLLVWPETVYPTTFGTPKSEDGGALDEEIRAWVAERGVPLVFGTYDLDGEREFNAAMFLGPSATGELAQAAYRKTMLFPLTEWVPDAVDSPTLRAWMPWTGRWKRGPGPRMVDFRLNGGRVLRVAPLICYEALFPNYIAEEVRQGAELILTLSNDSWFSGTPAPRLHLMHAAFRSIETRTPQVRVTNSGISAFIDPAGTWTSEMEDNQRSSVVMRVPAAERLHSLAGAWGDWLGPLALVLSAGLMLWLSRRA, from the coding sequence GTGACGGGATGGCGAGGGTGGGCCGGGGCGCTCCTGGGCGTCGCGGCGACCACCGTGTTGTTCGCCCGCTTCGGTGAGCTGCGGCCGGGCTTCGTCTGGCTGGGCGCGGTGGCGATGGCGCCGTGGCTCGCGGCGCTGGACCGGGCCCCGTCGGCGCGCGCCGCGCTGGCCCTGGGCACGCTCCTGTCGGTGACGTTCTCCGCGCTTGTCTTTGGTTGGTTCCCGGGCGCCATCGCCGCGTATTCGCACGCGCCGCCGTGGCTGTGCTGGGGCGTGTTCCTGCTCGTCGCCCCCGTGCTGGAGCTCCAGTTCCTCACCGCGGCGTGGGCCCGGTGGTACGCGCGGCGCAAGGTGGGGGCTGAGCCTCGGCTCGCGTGGGTGCCTCCCGTGCTCACCGCGCTCGTGTACGTGGGCACCGAGGCGCTCACCCCCAAGTTGTTCGCGGAGACATTGGGCCACGGCCTCTACGCGTCGGAGGTCCTGCGTCAGGGCGCGGACGTGGCGGGCGCACCGGGCCTCACGCTGGGCCTGCTGCTCGTCAATGAAGGCGTCGTCGCGGTGGGGCAGGGGCTTTCAGCCCGGCGGGGACTCCGGCCCGTGCCCCTGGTGCTGGCGCTCGCGCTGGGGCTGGTGGGCTTCGGCTACGGAGCGCTGCGGTTGGGCCAGGTGCGCGCGGCGGTGCGCTCCTCACCCGCGCTGGTGGTGGGCGCGGTGCAGGCGAACATCACGAACATCGAAAAGCGGGCGGCGGAGGAGGGCACCTACACGGTGGTGCGCGACATCCTGGACACGCACTACGCGATGTCGGACGCGCTGCTGCGCTCGGGGCCGCTGGACCTGCTGGTGTGGCCGGAGACGGTGTACCCGACGACGTTCGGCACGCCGAAGAGCGAGGACGGCGGGGCGTTGGATGAGGAGATCCGCGCGTGGGTCGCGGAGCGCGGGGTGCCGCTGGTGTTCGGCACGTATGACCTGGACGGCGAACGCGAGTTCAACGCGGCCATGTTCCTGGGCCCTTCCGCGACGGGCGAGCTGGCGCAGGCCGCGTACCGCAAGACGATGCTGTTCCCGCTGACGGAGTGGGTGCCGGACGCGGTGGACTCGCCCACCCTGCGGGCGTGGATGCCGTGGACCGGCCGCTGGAAGCGCGGGCCCGGGCCCCGCATGGTGGACTTCCGGTTGAACGGCGGGCGCGTGCTCAGGGTCGCGCCGCTCATCTGCTACGAGGCGCTCTTTCCCAACTACATCGCGGAGGAGGTGCGCCAGGGCGCGGAGCTGATCCTCACGCTGTCCAATGACTCGTGGTTCTCCGGCACCCCCGCGCCCCGGCTGCACCTGATGCACGCGGCCTTCCGCAGCATCGAGACGCGCACCCCGCAGGTGCGGGTGACCAACTCCGGCATCTCCGCCTTCATCGACCCCGCGGGCACCTGGACCTCCGAGATGGAGGACAACCAGCGCTCCAGCGTGGTGATGCGCGTGCCGGCGGCGGAGCGGCTGCACTCGCTCGCGGGCGCGTGGGGCGACTGGCTGGGCCCCCTGGCGCTGGTGCTGTCCGCCGGGCTGATGCTGTGGCTCTCGCGGAGGGCGTGA